A stretch of the Oligoflexus sp. genome encodes the following:
- a CDS encoding TIGR02147 family protein yields the protein MSRQKLLHTIASRVPVTRYLDYREYLQAVYLALKQELESYSYLSFAEDLGFSKTNVVHLIIKGKRPLTGKAADRISSALDMRANERKYFEQLVSFQNSHDPIEREVMMQNLLHYKTKDVQSEASHDQLEFFTEWYNVAIYELAFTPYFNEDTKELAGLLTPRIRPEQARKSLELLQRLNLLHKDETSGRLVPQRRRVSTGDEIASLAIIRYHQKMIDLGKESLTSVEASLRDISAISIAIPEEKLPELKKEISALRKKLLSMAEQETNPDAVYQVNFQLFPLSRQKARRSS from the coding sequence ATGTCGAGGCAGAAACTGTTACATACCATCGCGAGCCGAGTGCCTGTCACCCGGTATCTCGATTATCGTGAATATCTTCAGGCCGTTTATCTGGCTCTGAAGCAGGAACTCGAATCCTATTCCTACCTCAGCTTTGCCGAGGATCTTGGCTTTTCCAAAACCAATGTGGTGCATCTGATCATCAAAGGCAAAAGACCTTTGACGGGCAAGGCCGCGGATCGTATCAGCAGCGCGCTTGATATGCGCGCCAATGAGCGGAAGTATTTCGAGCAGCTGGTCAGCTTCCAAAATAGCCATGATCCGATCGAGCGTGAAGTCATGATGCAGAATCTTCTGCATTATAAGACCAAGGACGTGCAGTCCGAGGCCAGCCACGATCAATTGGAATTTTTCACCGAATGGTACAACGTCGCCATCTATGAGCTGGCGTTCACACCCTATTTCAATGAAGATACCAAAGAGCTGGCAGGCCTTCTGACCCCGCGCATCCGGCCCGAGCAGGCGCGCAAGAGCCTGGAGCTGCTGCAGCGTTTGAATCTTCTGCATAAGGACGAGACGAGCGGCCGCCTGGTGCCCCAACGCAGACGCGTGAGCACCGGGGATGAGATCGCGTCCCTCGCGATTATTCGTTATCATCAGAAAATGATCGACCTCGGCAAGGAATCCCTGACTTCTGTGGAAGCCTCGCTGCGGGATATCAGTGCGATTTCGATTGCGATACCTGAGGAAAAGCTGCCGGAGCTGAAGAAGGAAATCAGTGCGCTGCGTAAAAAACTTCTGAGCATGGCGGAGCAGGAAACCAACCCTGATGCCGTGTATCAGGTGAACTTCCAGCTTTTCCCGCTCAGTCGTCAGAAGGCCAGGAGATCGTCCTGA
- a CDS encoding M13 family metallopeptidase produces MLRQSLSLLALGLFTAPLLAVTPPKPKATSTIPDRREFPVNDTVSPCDDFYSYACSRAIDSYALRPDRSSHTFAFDDSAERLLDKKKAFLRDIAAESKKGVKLAPRSQTLATVYNACMDPAASANEEKKRVADTVQRLAAIKDHAAFARFLADERKAARTSFLEIGNLANQSQPDVYDFYFVANAMSLPERSYYESPEVRSAFKKILVQFFQTIGTPKAAADAQARAVLDFETGFAKVSPLPAEWRDIWVQKSEVSRADLVKKYPNFHFEDVLPQVPETTLIRHFTPDTYAWLQDRLNREKLETLKAVYLFESLSSMLDDGYPEFKKAYYAFGVKQLGAPKVRPEREERCTMAVMNSFTKELDAELLPKVFPDFPEDKFVALAEEVRKSIINGISSNQWLSEQGKGGAREKMSKARLQLVKPRNDEEWRFNPEAEYSLTEPNGNFEKLAAKLQERSLAELKQKRNSNVWEMGPLTVNAYYSPDDNKFVMPIGILQYPFYDPSLPVEINLGSVGAVIGHELGHGIDDQGAQFDAEGRLKQWMTDEDVKNFKLRGQNFEQQFNKIGHNGRLTLGENIGDLTGVTFAYRAAFPEGKGTDEMKRAFFLQYARVWCGIMLPKQKEMRLKTDPHALGWARVNQQMKNQPDFAKVFQCKAKDAMVLPEKDVVKIW; encoded by the coding sequence ATGCTACGTCAGTCTCTTTCTTTACTGGCCCTTGGTCTTTTCACTGCGCCGCTCCTGGCCGTGACTCCGCCCAAACCCAAAGCCACCAGCACCATTCCCGATCGCCGTGAATTTCCTGTGAATGATACCGTCAGTCCCTGCGACGACTTCTATAGCTATGCCTGCTCCCGCGCGATCGACAGCTATGCCCTGCGGCCGGATCGTTCCAGCCATACCTTTGCTTTCGATGATTCGGCCGAACGTCTTCTGGACAAGAAGAAAGCCTTTCTGCGCGATATCGCCGCCGAATCGAAAAAAGGCGTGAAGCTGGCTCCGCGTTCGCAGACTCTGGCGACCGTTTACAATGCCTGCATGGATCCAGCCGCCAGCGCGAACGAGGAAAAAAAACGCGTCGCGGATACTGTTCAGCGTCTGGCAGCCATCAAGGACCACGCGGCCTTCGCCCGTTTTTTGGCGGATGAAAGAAAAGCGGCCCGTACCAGCTTTCTGGAAATCGGCAATCTTGCCAACCAGAGCCAGCCGGACGTTTATGATTTTTATTTCGTAGCCAATGCCATGAGTCTGCCGGAGCGTTCGTATTATGAAAGCCCGGAAGTGCGCAGCGCCTTTAAAAAGATTCTGGTCCAGTTCTTCCAAACGATAGGCACCCCGAAAGCAGCTGCCGATGCCCAAGCCCGGGCCGTGCTCGATTTCGAGACGGGCTTCGCCAAAGTCAGCCCCTTGCCTGCTGAATGGCGCGACATCTGGGTCCAGAAAAGCGAAGTCAGCCGCGCGGACCTTGTGAAGAAATATCCGAACTTTCATTTTGAAGACGTGCTGCCGCAGGTTCCTGAGACGACCTTGATTCGTCACTTCACACCCGACACCTATGCCTGGCTGCAGGATCGTCTGAACCGTGAGAAGCTGGAGACTCTGAAAGCGGTCTATCTCTTTGAAAGCTTGAGTTCGATGCTCGATGATGGCTATCCCGAATTCAAAAAAGCCTACTATGCTTTCGGTGTGAAGCAGCTGGGTGCCCCCAAGGTTCGTCCCGAGCGCGAGGAGCGCTGCACCATGGCTGTCATGAACAGCTTTACGAAGGAACTTGATGCGGAACTCCTGCCGAAGGTCTTCCCGGATTTCCCGGAAGATAAATTCGTGGCGCTGGCCGAAGAGGTTAGGAAGTCCATCATCAATGGCATCAGTAGCAACCAGTGGCTGAGCGAGCAGGGCAAAGGCGGGGCGCGGGAAAAGATGAGCAAGGCGCGTCTGCAGCTGGTGAAGCCGCGCAATGATGAGGAATGGCGCTTCAATCCCGAGGCCGAGTACAGCCTGACCGAACCGAACGGGAACTTTGAGAAGCTGGCCGCGAAACTGCAGGAGCGTTCGCTGGCGGAACTTAAACAGAAACGCAATTCGAACGTCTGGGAAATGGGTCCTTTGACCGTCAATGCATACTATAGCCCGGATGATAATAAATTCGTCATGCCGATCGGCATTCTTCAGTACCCGTTCTATGACCCGAGCCTGCCGGTGGAAATCAACCTGGGTTCCGTCGGGGCCGTCATCGGTCATGAACTTGGTCATGGTATTGATGATCAAGGCGCGCAGTTTGATGCGGAAGGCCGCCTGAAGCAGTGGATGACTGATGAGGACGTGAAGAACTTCAAACTCCGCGGTCAGAATTTTGAGCAGCAGTTCAATAAGATTGGTCACAACGGTCGCTTGACCCTGGGGGAAAACATCGGGGATCTGACTGGTGTGACCTTCGCCTATCGCGCCGCTTTCCCGGAAGGCAAGGGCACGGATGAAATGAAGCGCGCCTTTTTCCTTCAGTATGCCCGCGTCTGGTGCGGCATCATGCTGCCGAAGCAAAAGGAAATGCGGCTTAAAACCGATCCGCATGCCCTCGGCTGGGCGCGCGTGAATCAGCAGATGAAGAATCAGCCTGATTTTGCCAAGGTGTTCCAGTGCAAAGCCAAGGATGCGATGGTGCTGCCCGAGAAGGACGTGGTGAAGATCTGGTGA
- a CDS encoding TIGR02147 family protein: protein MSHSKLIVAIASRVSVSRFLDYREYLQAVYEAIKQELGKYSYLNYSDDLGFSRTNVLHLIIKGRRPLTSKAAIRIADVLQLQGKERKYFEDLVAYHNSRDSMKRELLFQELVELKTKEVKAEDNLLAQLEFFTEWFHSAIYELSFTSTFSDDPKALAATLTPRIRPEQARKSLELLERLGLLSRDADSGQYKPTHSRISTGDEIASLAITRYHQKMIELGKESLTAIHAQARDISSVSIAIPSSLLPEVKKEISLFRKKLLNMAEQARNADVVYQTNIQLFPLSRDKGAKS, encoded by the coding sequence ATGTCTCACTCGAAACTCATCGTAGCTATTGCGAGTCGTGTATCGGTCAGCCGGTTTCTCGACTACCGGGAGTATCTGCAGGCGGTCTATGAAGCGATCAAGCAGGAGCTTGGCAAGTACTCGTATTTGAACTACTCCGATGATCTTGGCTTTTCGCGCACCAACGTCCTTCATCTCATCATCAAAGGCCGGCGTCCTTTGACCAGCAAAGCCGCCATTCGCATTGCGGATGTTTTGCAGCTGCAGGGCAAAGAGCGCAAATACTTCGAAGATCTGGTGGCCTATCACAACAGTCGCGATTCGATGAAACGCGAACTCCTCTTCCAGGAACTGGTGGAACTCAAGACCAAGGAAGTGAAAGCAGAAGACAATCTTCTCGCCCAGCTCGAATTCTTCACCGAATGGTTTCATAGCGCCATCTATGAATTAAGCTTCACCAGCACCTTCAGCGACGATCCCAAAGCCCTGGCTGCGACCCTGACGCCGCGCATCCGCCCCGAGCAGGCGCGCAAGAGCCTTGAACTTTTGGAACGCCTTGGGCTTTTGAGTCGCGATGCGGACTCGGGCCAGTATAAACCTACGCATTCCCGCATCAGCACCGGCGACGAGATCGCGTCCCTGGCGATTACCCGCTACCACCAGAAAATGATCGAACTGGGGAAGGAGTCTTTAACAGCCATCCACGCCCAGGCTCGCGACATAAGTTCTGTTTCCATTGCGATTCCCAGCAGTCTTTTGCCGGAGGTCAAAAAGGAAATCAGCCTGTTCCGTAAGAAGCTCCTGAATATGGCCGAACAGGCCAGGAACGCTGATGTGGTCTATCAAACGAATATTCAATTATTTCCTTTAAGCCGGGATAAAGGAGCCAAGTCGTGA
- a CDS encoding RNA polymerase sigma factor: MLDHRSDEELLDQYHAGDAEAFRSFYRRHAGRVLGYLQTKGLNAQAAEEVRQEAFLRLHHSIHRYESGRPALPWFFTIVHNCLVDSIRQSQSLMKMKNAWQNKGPETVTVQDHAEDEDPGTAILNSLSAEQRQVVELRVFEEKSFKEMAHTTGKSEVALRKIYERARQKMRGFWNGEDA, encoded by the coding sequence GTGTTGGATCATCGGAGCGATGAGGAACTTTTGGATCAATATCACGCAGGGGATGCTGAGGCTTTCCGCAGCTTCTATCGGCGGCATGCCGGGCGCGTGCTCGGCTATCTTCAGACCAAAGGCCTAAATGCCCAGGCCGCCGAGGAAGTTCGTCAGGAAGCCTTTCTACGCCTGCATCACTCCATCCATCGTTATGAAAGCGGGCGCCCGGCGCTGCCCTGGTTTTTCACGATCGTGCATAACTGCCTGGTCGACAGCATCAGGCAAAGCCAGAGCCTTATGAAAATGAAAAACGCCTGGCAGAACAAGGGACCGGAAACCGTCACGGTCCAGGATCACGCGGAAGACGAGGACCCGGGAACGGCAATCCTGAATTCCCTTTCCGCCGAACAGAGGCAGGTGGTCGAGCTGCGGGTCTTTGAAGAAAAATCCTTCAAGGAAATGGCCCATACCACCGGCAAAAGCGAAGTGGCGCTGCGAAAAATCTATGAGCGCGCCCGCCAGAAGATGCGAGGCTTTTGGAATGGAGAGGATGCATGA
- a CDS encoding c-type cytochrome domain-containing protein — MKFRMAIMSLGVVMFIGGCESSPSIPVLSRRSGADKVEEVKAPVITEQADQTPAKEAPAPDLQAQALAILDRACVSCHSATNIQGNFGSLDNVEAMLASGRYLVAGSPERSLVYTKLAPMGNMPPSGTLKPEEVTTIKEWISGLKAVQIVPLKDTQVLDLVQKDLQANVPVADQDQVRYFSFHVANNVGTNEAAMESMRKAFVKVVNSLSRSPALVKPVAIDPKKLIYRIKLNELGIPVPIFDAVMSDFYPFTQQFVNNVSDRTAQLAAQTDVSLRTAIGSANYLLRADWFIATATLPIPYERLLQMGADQAALDAQLGVTIQANLAANRAIRSGFKNSGVSTQNRVIERHSQSNGLSYWISYDFARLDQIENIFANPIGPQPVSATKAFQHDGGEIIFQLPNGLLAYRLVNATGVILDKGPTSIVKQNDAPSQFLSAIVNGVSCMNCHGAGLLYKKDEVRAFAQANVGAFTAAEMEKILNLYPEEKPFKDQMDKDNLLYFNSLKTLGIEPKSPDPVNQAFRFYNRSLSKNDVREELGVTEAALDSLLLNEPYRTQWTSLRTQGFISRQELSLLQTQAIEQARIELNVVAPLSGDFLATPDCMFASQVQMDNCVVNAGAAPAVALR, encoded by the coding sequence ATGAAATTCAGAATGGCGATTATGAGTCTTGGGGTCGTGATGTTCATCGGGGGCTGCGAATCGAGTCCTTCGATACCTGTGCTGTCCCGGAGAAGCGGCGCTGACAAAGTAGAGGAAGTCAAAGCGCCTGTTATAACCGAGCAAGCCGATCAAACCCCAGCCAAGGAAGCCCCAGCTCCTGACCTTCAGGCCCAGGCTCTGGCGATCCTGGATCGCGCCTGCGTCAGCTGTCATAGCGCGACCAACATTCAGGGCAACTTCGGAAGCCTGGATAATGTCGAGGCGATGCTGGCCAGTGGACGTTATCTTGTTGCAGGCAGCCCGGAACGCTCTCTTGTTTATACCAAGCTCGCGCCTATGGGCAACATGCCGCCGTCCGGCACGCTGAAGCCCGAGGAGGTGACGACTATCAAGGAATGGATCAGCGGTTTGAAAGCGGTGCAGATCGTTCCTTTGAAAGACACCCAGGTATTGGACCTTGTCCAGAAAGATCTGCAGGCCAACGTTCCGGTTGCGGATCAGGATCAGGTTCGTTACTTCAGCTTTCATGTGGCGAACAATGTCGGCACCAACGAAGCGGCCATGGAAAGCATGCGCAAAGCCTTCGTCAAAGTCGTCAACAGTCTATCCCGCTCACCGGCCCTCGTGAAGCCTGTGGCGATCGACCCGAAAAAGTTGATCTATCGCATCAAGCTCAACGAGCTGGGCATTCCTGTGCCGATCTTTGATGCCGTGATGAGCGATTTCTATCCCTTCACGCAGCAATTCGTGAATAACGTTTCAGACCGAACGGCTCAGCTGGCGGCTCAGACGGATGTCTCGCTGCGGACAGCTATCGGTTCAGCCAACTATCTCTTGCGAGCAGACTGGTTCATCGCGACCGCGACCCTGCCGATTCCTTATGAACGTCTGCTGCAGATGGGTGCGGATCAGGCTGCGCTGGATGCTCAGCTGGGCGTCACCATTCAAGCGAACCTCGCTGCCAACCGCGCGATACGGTCCGGCTTTAAAAATTCCGGAGTCTCGACCCAGAACCGCGTGATCGAGCGCCATAGCCAGAGCAATGGGCTTTCCTATTGGATCAGCTATGACTTCGCGCGTCTGGATCAGATCGAGAATATTTTCGCCAATCCCATCGGTCCGCAGCCGGTCAGCGCGACGAAGGCTTTCCAGCACGATGGGGGCGAAATCATCTTTCAGCTGCCGAACGGTCTGCTGGCTTATCGCCTGGTCAACGCCACAGGTGTGATTCTGGACAAGGGTCCAACCAGCATCGTGAAACAGAATGATGCGCCTTCCCAGTTTCTCTCGGCTATCGTCAACGGAGTGTCCTGCATGAACTGCCATGGCGCGGGCCTTCTTTATAAGAAGGATGAGGTGCGGGCCTTTGCCCAGGCCAACGTCGGTGCCTTCACCGCGGCCGAGATGGAAAAAATTCTGAACCTTTATCCGGAAGAGAAGCCGTTCAAGGATCAGATGGACAAGGACAACCTTCTTTACTTCAACAGTCTGAAGACGCTCGGCATCGAACCCAAAAGTCCTGATCCTGTGAACCAGGCGTTCCGCTTCTATAATCGTTCGCTCAGCAAGAATGATGTGAGAGAGGAACTCGGCGTGACGGAAGCCGCCCTGGACAGCCTGCTTCTGAATGAACCCTATCGGACCCAGTGGACCAGTCTGCGCACCCAGGGCTTTATTTCCCGTCAGGAACTCAGCCTTCTGCAGACCCAGGCTATCGAACAGGCCCGCATCGAACTGAACGTCGTTGCGCCACTGAGCGGTGATTTCCTGGCGACGCCTGATTGCATGTTCGCCAGCCAGGTTCAGATGGATAACTGTGTCGTCAATGCTGGGGCCGCGCCTGCAGTGGCCCTGCGTTAA
- a CDS encoding MFS transporter yields MPKEVWVLGFVSLLMDISSEMVHSLLPLFMVGTLGISVFAVGLIEGAAEATALIVKIFSGALSDYLGKRKALAIVGYGLAAITKPMFALAQSSGMVLTARLTDRIGKGIRGAPRDALIADITPAAMRGAAFGLRQSLDTIGAFVGPLLATALMVLWANDFRAVFWVSVIPATLAVLLLLVGIREPASHSEQKRTNPIRMDNLKRLNASYWWVVALGAIFTLARFSEAFLVLRAQERGIPMAWVPLVMVVMNVIYAASAYPFGRLSDRMSPLYLLALGTLVLLIADVVLALGTNGTHVMIGIAFWGIHLGITQGLMSALVAHTAPADLRGTAFGFFNLVSGVAMLISSALAGLLWDQLGAASTFWTGAGFCALGLVGLLRIQGIDFKQVS; encoded by the coding sequence ATGCCGAAAGAAGTTTGGGTTCTGGGCTTTGTCAGTTTGCTCATGGATATTTCCTCCGAGATGGTCCACAGCCTTTTGCCGCTGTTCATGGTAGGCACTCTCGGCATCAGCGTTTTCGCAGTGGGATTGATCGAAGGCGCGGCGGAAGCCACGGCGCTGATCGTAAAAATTTTCTCGGGCGCTCTGAGCGATTACCTCGGCAAACGCAAGGCTCTCGCCATTGTCGGCTATGGACTGGCGGCTATCACAAAACCCATGTTTGCCCTCGCCCAAAGCAGTGGCATGGTGCTCACCGCGCGGTTGACCGATCGCATCGGCAAAGGCATTCGCGGCGCTCCGCGTGATGCCTTGATTGCTGACATAACGCCAGCTGCGATGCGCGGCGCTGCCTTTGGCTTAAGACAATCTTTGGACACGATCGGCGCCTTCGTGGGTCCGCTCCTGGCCACCGCTCTGATGGTGCTCTGGGCCAATGACTTCCGCGCCGTATTTTGGGTTTCTGTGATTCCCGCGACCCTCGCAGTCCTTCTCCTTCTGGTCGGCATTCGCGAACCCGCGTCCCATTCTGAACAAAAACGTACCAACCCCATTCGCATGGACAATCTGAAACGCCTGAATGCCAGCTACTGGTGGGTTGTGGCTCTGGGTGCGATCTTCACCCTGGCCCGTTTCAGCGAGGCCTTCCTCGTTTTAAGAGCCCAGGAACGCGGCATCCCCATGGCCTGGGTCCCGCTGGTCATGGTCGTGATGAATGTTATCTACGCCGCGTCCGCCTATCCCTTTGGTCGACTTTCCGATCGCATGTCTCCCCTTTATCTGCTCGCCCTCGGCACGCTTGTGCTTTTGATCGCTGACGTTGTGCTGGCCCTTGGCACCAACGGCACTCATGTGATGATCGGCATCGCCTTCTGGGGCATTCATCTCGGCATCACACAGGGTCTCATGTCGGCTTTGGTCGCTCACACCGCGCCTGCTGACCTGCGCGGAACCGCCTTCGGTTTTTTCAACCTCGTTTCCGGAGTGGCCATGCTTATCTCGTCCGCGCTGGCCGGTCTTCTTTGGGATCAGCTCGGCGCAGCCTCGACCTTTTGGACGGGGGCGGGCTTCTGTGCGCTTGGACTTGTCGGCCTTCTTAGGATACAAGGTATTGATTTTAAGCAGGTTTCCTAG